Proteins co-encoded in one Dreissena polymorpha isolate Duluth1 chromosome 12, UMN_Dpol_1.0, whole genome shotgun sequence genomic window:
- the LOC127854039 gene encoding uncharacterized protein LOC127854039 isoform X7: MESMSPPRLPEIPLLLSQYLPVNELKGFSKEAFLVLEECLLSNLFSYNSFEDIKVIRNLAKIILTLQEYRSIKDYAVNASGITKEYQEWFDQLPGANKKAVEQFKVFDQMLTMKYKENLQLIKSQSGLFNTYHLLYTSVF, translated from the exons TCACCACCCAGGTTGCCTGAGATTCCCCTGCTTCTGTCGCAATATCTGCCGGTCAATGAGCTCAAGGGATTCTCCAAAGAG GCGTTTCTGGTGTTGGAAGAATGCTTGCTCTCAAACTTGTTCAGCTACAATTCCTTTGAAGACATAAAGGTCATCCGAAATTTAGCTAAG attatCCTCACACTTCAGGAATATAGGAGCATCAAAGACTATGCAGTGAACGCCAGTGGGATAACAA AGGAGTATCAAGAATGGTTTGATCAACTACCAG GGGCTAACAAGAAAGCTGTTGAGCAATTTAAAG TGTTTGACCAGATGTTAACTATGAAGTATAAAG AGAATCTTCAATTGATAAAATCGCAATCAGGTTTGTTTAATACTTATCATTTGTTATACACGTCCGTATTTTAA